A stretch of Thermus antranikianii DSM 12462 DNA encodes these proteins:
- a CDS encoding aspartate carbamoyltransferase catalytic subunit: MRHLLDFQGWTRGQVENILDTARVMAEVLERPVKKVPALQGFTVATVFFEPSTRTRISFELAARRMSADVVSFAAQTSSLQKGESYKDTLLTLEAMGIDAYIIRADSAGVPHQAARWVKGVVVNGGDGRRAHPTQALLDAYTLLEALGTLEGRKIAIVGDILHSRVARSNVELLPLLGAEVWVAGPPTLLPQSLPGARLTPHLDEALAEADAVMVLRLQKERMEAGLIHLQDYIAHYQVTEKRLRKAKPHALLLHPGPMNRDIELEGTLADSERSLVNRQVRNGVAVRMAVLYHLLVGKEG; the protein is encoded by the coding sequence ATGAGGCACCTCCTGGATTTCCAAGGCTGGACTCGAGGCCAGGTGGAAAACATCCTGGACACCGCCAGGGTGATGGCCGAGGTGCTGGAAAGGCCGGTGAAGAAGGTGCCGGCCCTCCAGGGCTTCACCGTGGCCACGGTGTTCTTTGAGCCCTCTACCCGCACCCGCATCTCCTTTGAGCTGGCAGCCAGGCGCATGTCCGCGGATGTGGTGTCCTTCGCCGCACAAACCAGCAGCCTGCAAAAAGGGGAAAGCTACAAGGACACCCTGCTTACCCTCGAGGCCATGGGCATAGACGCCTATATCATCCGCGCCGACAGCGCCGGGGTCCCCCACCAGGCCGCCCGGTGGGTGAAGGGGGTGGTGGTGAACGGGGGGGATGGCCGCCGGGCCCACCCCACCCAGGCTCTTCTGGATGCCTACACCCTCCTGGAGGCCCTGGGAACCCTGGAGGGCAGGAAGATCGCCATCGTGGGGGATATCCTTCACTCCCGGGTAGCCCGCTCCAACGTGGAGCTTCTCCCTCTTCTCGGGGCTGAGGTGTGGGTGGCAGGCCCCCCCACCCTTCTCCCCCAAAGCCTTCCCGGAGCCAGGCTCACCCCCCACCTGGACGAAGCTTTGGCGGAAGCGGATGCGGTCATGGTGCTGAGGCTCCAGAAGGAGCGTATGGAAGCCGGCCTCATCCACCTCCAGGACTACATTGCCCACTACCAGGTGACGGAAAAGCGCCTAAGAAAGGCCAAACCCCACGCCCTCCTCCTTCACCCCGGCCCCATGAACCGGGACATCGAGCTGGAAGGCACCCTGGCGGACTCGGAAAGAAGCCTGGTGAACCGCCAGGTGCGGAACGGGGTGGCGGTGCGCATGGCGGTGCTTTACCACCTCCTGGTGGGGAAGGAAGGGTAA
- a CDS encoding dihydroorotase, with protein sequence MLLIKNVTLVDALGERGPADVLIGEGRILSLSGGEAEKILDGKGLLLAPGFLDLHAHLREPGQEVKEDLASGLLAAVRGGYTDVVSMPNTTPPVDTPEAVRALRKKAQALGLARLHPAAALTQGQEGKALTEAGLLKEAGASLLTDDGRTNEDAGILAAGLLQASAFGLPVAVHAEDASLRRGGVMNDGPLADFLGLPGNPKEAEAARIARDLEVLRYAVRRSQKKPHLHIQHLSTKRGLELVREAKRAGLPVTAEATPHHLTLTEEALRSFDPLFKVAPPLRTQEDLEALIEGLLEGTLDAIATDHAPHTQAEKEMDLLRAPFGIPSLEVAFPLLYTELHLKRGFPLKRLVELFTDGPRTILGLKPIHLEEGAEASLVLLDPKERPVEPRNFASKARFSPWAGWVLGGWPVLTLVEGRVVYQALE encoded by the coding sequence ATGCTGCTCATCAAGAATGTCACGCTGGTGGACGCCTTAGGGGAACGGGGTCCTGCGGATGTGCTCATCGGGGAAGGCAGGATCCTTAGCCTAAGCGGCGGGGAAGCGGAAAAGATCCTGGACGGGAAGGGCCTCCTCTTGGCCCCCGGCTTCCTGGACCTTCACGCCCACCTCAGGGAACCTGGCCAGGAGGTGAAAGAGGATCTGGCCAGTGGGCTTTTGGCCGCCGTGCGGGGAGGGTACACGGATGTGGTTTCCATGCCCAACACCACACCTCCCGTGGACACCCCGGAGGCCGTGCGGGCCCTGAGGAAGAAGGCCCAGGCCCTGGGGCTTGCCCGGCTCCACCCCGCCGCCGCCCTGACCCAGGGCCAGGAGGGAAAGGCCCTCACGGAAGCCGGGCTCCTTAAGGAGGCCGGTGCCTCCCTGCTCACCGACGACGGCCGCACCAATGAGGATGCCGGGATCTTGGCGGCAGGGCTTCTGCAGGCTTCCGCCTTCGGCCTCCCCGTGGCGGTGCACGCCGAGGATGCCTCCTTGCGCCGGGGTGGAGTCATGAACGATGGCCCCCTGGCCGACTTTTTGGGCCTCCCGGGAAACCCGAAAGAGGCGGAAGCCGCCCGGATCGCCCGGGACCTCGAGGTCCTGCGCTACGCCGTACGCCGGAGCCAAAAGAAACCCCACCTCCACATCCAGCACCTCTCCACCAAACGGGGCCTGGAGCTGGTGCGGGAGGCCAAGAGGGCCGGCCTTCCCGTCACCGCCGAGGCCACCCCCCACCACCTCACCCTTACCGAGGAGGCCCTACGCTCCTTTGACCCCCTCTTCAAGGTGGCCCCACCCCTCCGCACCCAAGAGGATCTGGAAGCCCTCATAGAAGGCCTTCTGGAAGGCACCCTGGACGCCATCGCCACCGACCATGCCCCCCACACCCAGGCGGAGAAGGAGATGGACCTCTTGCGGGCACCTTTTGGGATACCCAGCCTCGAGGTGGCCTTTCCCCTCCTATACACCGAGCTTCACCTGAAGCGGGGCTTCCCCCTAAAGCGCCTGGTGGAACTCTTCACCGACGGCCCCCGCACCATCCTGGGCCTGAAGCCCATCCACCTGGAGGAAGGAGCCGAGGCCAGCCTCGTCCTCCTGGACCCCAAAGAGCGCCCCGTGGAGCCCAGGAACTTCGCCTCCAAGGCCCGGTTTTCCCCCTGGGCAGGGTGGGTCTTAGGGGGGTGGCCGGTTCTCACCCTGGTGGAAGGGCGGGTGGTGTACCAGGCGTTAGAATAA
- a CDS encoding quinone-dependent dihydroorotate dehydrogenase, with the protein MHRLLFALDPEEAHELTLRFLSFWSERGPLLEVPAKLLRVENSRLEVEAFGLRFPNPLGLAAGVDKDARALGAWWALGFGFAEVGTLTPRPQEGNPRPRLFRLVEDYALINRMGFNNQGAEEAARRLKRFRKRELRFPVGVNLGKNRDTPLERAAEDYQRALQVLEPYGDYFVLNVSSPNTPGLRTLQEGPFLDELLSRLRPVTRKPLLLKVAPDLTFEALDQAVELCLKHGLEGLVAVNTTLERPNLKSPLAKEAGGLSGRPLKERALEVLQHLSRVEGLTLVSVGGVEGPEDVWERLKLGARLVQVYTGFVYGGPLFPRRVLKGLLKLMEAEGVRSLKEL; encoded by the coding sequence ATGCACCGCCTGCTCTTCGCCCTGGACCCGGAGGAGGCCCACGAGCTCACCTTAAGGTTTCTTTCCTTCTGGTCGGAACGAGGGCCCCTGCTGGAGGTTCCCGCGAAGCTTCTTAGGGTGGAGAACTCGAGGCTCGAGGTGGAGGCCTTTGGCCTTCGCTTTCCCAATCCCTTGGGCCTGGCGGCGGGGGTGGATAAGGATGCCCGGGCTTTGGGGGCCTGGTGGGCTTTAGGCTTCGGCTTCGCCGAGGTGGGTACCCTCACTCCCAGGCCCCAGGAAGGGAACCCCAGGCCCCGGCTTTTCCGGCTGGTGGAGGACTATGCCCTTATCAACCGCATGGGTTTCAACAACCAAGGGGCGGAGGAGGCGGCCAGGAGGCTTAAGCGCTTCCGGAAAAGGGAGCTTCGTTTCCCTGTGGGGGTGAACCTGGGCAAGAACCGGGATACCCCCTTGGAACGGGCGGCGGAGGACTACCAAAGGGCCCTGCAGGTCCTGGAGCCTTATGGGGACTATTTCGTCCTCAACGTGAGTTCCCCCAATACCCCGGGGCTACGCACCCTGCAGGAAGGTCCCTTTTTGGATGAGCTTCTTTCCCGGCTCCGCCCCGTCACCCGAAAGCCCCTTCTCCTCAAGGTGGCCCCGGACCTCACCTTTGAAGCCCTGGACCAAGCGGTGGAGCTTTGCTTGAAGCATGGCCTCGAGGGCCTGGTGGCGGTAAACACCACCCTGGAGCGCCCAAACCTCAAAAGTCCCCTGGCCAAGGAAGCTGGGGGGCTTTCGGGGAGGCCCTTGAAGGAACGGGCCCTAGAGGTGCTGCAGCATCTTTCGAGGGTGGAGGGTCTCACCCTGGTGAGCGTGGGAGGGGTGGAGGGTCCTGAGGATGTCTGGGAGCGCCTGAAGCTAGGAGCCAGGTTGGTCCAGGTCTACACGGGCTTCGTCTACGGGGGCCCCCTTTTCCCCCGCCGGGTGTTGAAGGGCCTTCTGAAGCTTATGGAGGCGGAGGGGGTGAGAAGCCTGAAGGAGCTTTAG
- the lon gene encoding endopeptidase La: MKDVLRLELPVLPLRNTVILPHTTTGVDVGRPKSKRAVEEALNADRYIFLVTQKDPDVDDPTPEDLFAVGTLAVVKQAMRLPDGTLQVMVEARNRARLVSYVAAPYLRAVGEVLPEPPLQDPSLARVLVGEVQEAFERYLQNHKTLRLDRYQQEAVKSTLDPAILADLVTHHATWSLEEKQDILETPEVEERLKKVLALLLRDLERFELDKKIAARVKEQMDQNQREYYLREQMKAIQKELGGGEDFLSEIEELRERIEKKGMPEGVKEKALKELKRLERMQPGSPEATVSRTYLDWLLDVPWTEADPEVLDISVTKRVLDEDHYGLKDVKERILEYLAVRQLTKEKEVRGHAPILCFVGPPGVGKTSLGKSIARSMNRKFHRISLGGVRDEAEIRGHRRTYIGALPGKIIQGMKQVGVINPVFLLDEIDKLSSDWRGDPASALLEVLDPEQNHTFTDHYLDVPYDLSKVFFITTANTLSTIPKPLLDRMEVIEIPGYTLPEKRAIARHFRWPFQVKEAGLEGKLEITDRAIERIVQEYTREAGVRNLDRELSKVARKAAKDYLESPWEGVRVVDAQDLEAYLGVPRYRPDRAEKVPQVGVAQGLAWTPYGGALLTIEAVAVPGTGKVNLTGNLGEVMKESAHAALTYLRAHREEWGLPEGFHKEYDLHIHVPEGATPKDGPSAGITMATALASALTGRPVRMDIAMTGEITLRGKVLAIGGVKEKLLAAHQAGIFRVILPKENEPELKEVPEEILKDLEITFVEEVGEVLRLLLLPPAPPPVASTERPQPGAGA; this comes from the coding sequence ATGAAGGACGTCTTGCGCCTGGAACTTCCCGTACTTCCCCTGAGGAACACCGTGATCCTCCCCCACACCACCACCGGGGTGGACGTGGGTCGCCCCAAGAGCAAAAGGGCGGTGGAGGAGGCCCTTAACGCCGATCGTTACATCTTCCTGGTCACCCAGAAGGACCCTGATGTGGACGACCCCACCCCCGAGGACCTCTTTGCGGTGGGCACCCTGGCGGTGGTCAAACAGGCCATGCGCCTGCCCGACGGCACCCTGCAGGTAATGGTGGAGGCCAGGAACCGGGCCCGCCTGGTTTCCTACGTGGCCGCCCCCTACCTGAGGGCCGTGGGAGAGGTGTTGCCCGAACCCCCCCTGCAAGACCCAAGCCTCGCCCGGGTTCTGGTAGGCGAGGTGCAGGAGGCCTTTGAACGCTACCTGCAAAACCACAAGACCCTGCGCCTAGACCGCTACCAGCAGGAAGCAGTCAAGAGCACCCTGGACCCCGCCATCCTGGCGGACCTGGTAACCCACCACGCCACCTGGAGCCTCGAGGAGAAGCAGGACATCCTGGAGACCCCGGAGGTGGAGGAAAGGCTTAAAAAGGTCCTGGCCCTGCTTCTTCGCGACCTGGAGCGCTTTGAGCTGGACAAGAAGATCGCCGCCCGGGTCAAGGAGCAGATGGACCAGAATCAACGGGAGTACTACCTCCGGGAGCAGATGAAGGCCATCCAGAAGGAGCTCGGGGGCGGGGAGGACTTCCTCTCCGAGATCGAGGAGCTCCGGGAGCGCATCGAGAAAAAGGGCATGCCCGAGGGGGTCAAGGAAAAGGCCCTCAAGGAGCTTAAGCGCCTGGAGCGCATGCAGCCCGGCTCCCCCGAGGCCACGGTGAGCCGGACCTATCTGGACTGGCTTTTGGATGTTCCCTGGACTGAGGCTGACCCGGAGGTCCTGGACATCTCCGTCACCAAGCGGGTCCTGGACGAGGACCACTATGGCCTCAAGGATGTAAAGGAGCGGATCCTGGAGTACCTGGCGGTGCGCCAGCTTACCAAGGAAAAGGAGGTCAGGGGCCATGCTCCTATCCTCTGCTTCGTGGGACCTCCCGGGGTAGGCAAGACCTCCTTGGGCAAGAGCATCGCCCGTAGCATGAACCGCAAGTTCCACCGCATCTCTTTAGGTGGCGTGCGGGACGAGGCGGAGATCCGGGGCCACAGGCGCACCTATATCGGAGCGCTTCCCGGGAAAATCATCCAGGGAATGAAGCAGGTGGGAGTGATAAACCCTGTCTTCCTGCTGGACGAGATCGACAAGCTCTCCTCCGATTGGCGGGGAGACCCGGCCTCGGCCCTTCTAGAGGTCCTGGACCCCGAGCAGAACCACACCTTCACCGACCATTACCTGGATGTTCCCTACGACCTCTCCAAGGTCTTCTTCATCACCACCGCCAACACCCTAAGCACCATTCCCAAACCCCTTCTGGACCGGATGGAAGTCATTGAAATCCCAGGCTACACCCTTCCGGAGAAGCGGGCCATCGCCCGTCACTTCCGCTGGCCCTTCCAGGTGAAGGAAGCGGGCCTCGAGGGCAAACTGGAGATCACCGACCGGGCCATAGAGCGCATCGTGCAAGAGTACACCCGGGAGGCAGGGGTGAGGAATCTGGACCGGGAGCTTTCCAAGGTAGCCCGCAAGGCGGCCAAGGACTACCTGGAAAGCCCCTGGGAGGGCGTGCGGGTGGTGGATGCCCAGGACCTCGAGGCCTACCTGGGCGTGCCCAGGTACCGCCCGGACCGGGCGGAGAAGGTTCCCCAGGTTGGAGTTGCCCAGGGGCTGGCCTGGACTCCTTACGGCGGGGCTCTCCTTACCATCGAGGCTGTGGCCGTACCTGGCACAGGTAAGGTGAACCTCACCGGCAACCTAGGGGAGGTGATGAAGGAGTCAGCCCACGCCGCCCTCACCTACCTCCGGGCCCACCGGGAAGAGTGGGGCCTACCCGAGGGCTTCCATAAGGAGTACGACCTCCACATCCACGTTCCCGAAGGAGCCACTCCCAAGGATGGTCCCTCTGCCGGTATCACCATGGCCACCGCCCTGGCCAGTGCCCTTACGGGGCGCCCCGTGCGCATGGACATCGCCATGACCGGGGAAATCACCCTCAGGGGCAAGGTCTTGGCCATCGGTGGGGTGAAGGAAAAACTTCTGGCCGCCCACCAAGCGGGCATCTTCCGGGTGATCCTTCCCAAGGAGAACGAACCCGAGCTCAAGGAGGTTCCGGAGGAAATCCTCAAGGACCTGGAGATCACCTTCGTGGAGGAGGTGGGAGAGGTACTCAGGCTCCTCCTCCTGCCCCCTGCCCCACCCCCCGTGGCCTCTACGGAAAGACCCCAGCCAGGAGCAGGAGCTTAG
- a CDS encoding molybdenum cofactor guanylyltransferase, protein MYSGAVIAGGLSRRFGEDKALYPYRGKPLIQWVLDSLQEAGERFIVANRPYPGFGVPVYSDLLPGADSLSGLHSALFHARYPWVAVAATDLPFLRPEYWAFLYEHALASPYPVVVAYNPEGHLEPLMAFYHKDCLPQVERQIREGDFLLRRVVEVLGATYIPAEEVVERFGTQIFLNANRKEELP, encoded by the coding sequence GTGTACTCGGGGGCGGTGATTGCCGGGGGGCTTTCCCGCAGGTTTGGAGAGGACAAGGCCCTTTACCCCTATCGGGGAAAGCCCCTGATCCAGTGGGTTTTGGATAGCCTCCAGGAGGCGGGGGAGCGGTTCATCGTGGCCAACCGGCCCTATCCTGGCTTTGGCGTGCCCGTGTATTCCGACCTGCTTCCGGGGGCGGATAGCCTTTCCGGCTTGCACTCCGCCCTCTTTCACGCCCGCTACCCCTGGGTGGCGGTGGCGGCCACGGACCTGCCCTTTCTGAGGCCGGAATACTGGGCCTTTCTCTATGAGCACGCCCTGGCCTCCCCTTACCCGGTGGTGGTGGCCTATAACCCGGAAGGCCACCTCGAGCCCCTCATGGCCTTCTACCACAAGGACTGCCTTCCCCAGGTGGAGCGGCAGATCCGGGAAGGGGACTTCCTCCTGAGGCGGGTGGTGGAGGTGTTGGGAGCCACCTATATCCCAGCGGAGGAGGTGGTGGAGCGCTTCGGCACCCAGATCTTCCTGAACGCCAACCGCAAGGAGGAGCTTCCCTAA
- a CDS encoding NAD(P)/FAD-dependent oxidoreductase, whose product MRKVEEAEAVVLGAGVAGLTAAWLLKERGLRVRVVAQDLGGASRVPVALVNPVRGKRFTLARKGEEALEAALRFYSRFVPLHLGVYRPVPEGEREKVASRLGGLKHTWDEGGVLLEEAFWLEPRPLLQKLSEGVSVLRARVLAWEPPYLFLEGGGRIRGEVLVYAGGGQGAHLLGLEGRYIPGLVLLLLDYFPRAISYRVYLAGSVLGGSYLPHCTGPEAPPPTEGEVEWLLKGAEDLLGYRPLVASAWRGVRFRLDHSPSPRDVDLPYLFPVEGGFALTGLGSTGFLYAPWLGERLLEALGW is encoded by the coding sequence ATGAGGAAGGTGGAGGAAGCCGAGGCGGTGGTCCTGGGAGCCGGGGTGGCGGGGCTTACCGCCGCCTGGCTTCTCAAGGAAAGGGGCCTTAGGGTGCGGGTGGTGGCCCAGGACTTAGGGGGGGCGAGCCGGGTGCCCGTGGCCTTGGTGAACCCCGTGCGGGGGAAGCGTTTTACCCTGGCGAGAAAGGGAGAGGAGGCCCTCGAGGCGGCCCTTCGCTTTTACAGCCGCTTCGTGCCCCTGCACCTGGGTGTCTATCGCCCGGTGCCGGAAGGGGAGAGGGAGAAGGTGGCCTCTCGGCTTGGCGGGCTTAAGCACACCTGGGACGAAGGGGGTGTCTTGCTGGAAGAGGCTTTCTGGCTGGAGCCCAGGCCCCTTTTGCAGAAGCTCTCGGAGGGGGTTAGCGTGCTCAGGGCCCGGGTTCTGGCCTGGGAGCCCCCCTACCTTTTCCTGGAAGGAGGAGGGCGGATAAGGGGGGAGGTGTTGGTCTACGCGGGGGGTGGGCAGGGAGCCCATCTTTTGGGCCTGGAGGGACGGTACATCCCGGGGCTGGTCCTCCTTCTGCTGGATTACTTTCCCCGGGCCATCAGCTACCGGGTCTACCTGGCAGGAAGCGTCCTAGGGGGAAGCTACCTCCCCCATTGTACTGGCCCCGAGGCTCCCCCTCCCACGGAAGGGGAGGTGGAATGGCTTCTAAAGGGCGCGGAAGACCTTCTGGGCTACCGCCCTTTGGTGGCCTCCGCATGGCGGGGAGTGCGCTTCCGGTTGGACCACTCCCCTTCGCCTAGGGACGTGGATCTTCCTTACCTTTTTCCTGTGGAAGGCGGCTTTGCCCTTACGGGCCTGGGTTCTACGGGTTTTCTCTACGCTCCTTGGTTGGGGGAAAGGCTTCTTGAGGCCTTAGGATGGTAG